One window from the genome of Rhodopseudomonas sp. P2A-2r encodes:
- a CDS encoding dienelactone hydrolase family protein: MTASAAVAAGYTLAAGPVRAEVITTDTTGLDVGTAKIKVADGEMPGYFARPKGVANPPVVIVAMEIFGLHEYIRDVTRRLAKLGAFAIAPDYYFRKGVDLTKITDMTQLIPLVNSKPDSELLTDLDATVAYTKANGGDTRRLGMIGFCRGGRNVWEYAAHSTELKAAVAFYGPPVDAPNPLWPKSPTQLAPEMKAPVLGLYGGADTGIPVAQVEALKAALAAAGKTAEFKIYPGAPHGFHADYRPSYRKEAAEDAWLQMQAWLKKYKVLS; the protein is encoded by the coding sequence ATGACCGCCTCCGCCGCAGTCGCGGCCGGCTACACGCTGGCCGCCGGCCCGGTGCGCGCCGAGGTGATCACCACCGACACCACCGGCCTCGACGTCGGCACGGCGAAGATCAAGGTGGCCGATGGCGAGATGCCCGGCTACTTCGCGCGGCCGAAAGGCGTCGCCAATCCGCCGGTGGTGATCGTCGCGATGGAGATTTTCGGCCTGCACGAATATATCCGCGACGTGACGCGGCGGCTCGCCAAGCTCGGCGCTTTCGCCATCGCGCCGGACTACTATTTCCGCAAGGGCGTCGATCTCACCAAGATCACCGACATGACGCAGCTCATCCCGCTGGTGAACTCCAAGCCGGATTCGGAACTGCTGACGGACCTCGATGCCACCGTGGCCTATACCAAGGCCAATGGCGGCGACACCCGTCGGCTCGGCATGATCGGTTTCTGCCGCGGCGGTCGCAACGTCTGGGAATACGCCGCCCACAGCACGGAGCTCAAGGCAGCCGTGGCGTTCTACGGCCCGCCGGTGGATGCACCGAACCCGCTGTGGCCAAAGAGCCCGACCCAGCTGGCGCCGGAGATGAAGGCACCGGTACTCGGTCTCTATGGCGGGGCAGATACCGGGATCCCGGTCGCCCAGGTGGAGGCGCTGAAGGCCGCGCTGGCGGCGGCGGGCAAGACCGCCGAGTTCAAGATCTATCCCGGCGCGCCGCACGGCTTCCATGCCGACTATCGCCCGAGCTACCGCAAGGAGGCGGCCGAAGATGCCTGGCTGCAGATGCAGGCCTGGCTGAAGAAATACAAGGTGTTGAGCTAG